AGCAGGCGGCTGGCCTCCTCGACCTGTGCTCGGCGCTCGTTGTAGCCGCTCTCGGCCAGCCTGCGCGGAACGCCGCTGTCGATCACCAGCACCTGCGCCGTGCCGTACTCCGCAGAAGTCGGCATCGGCAGGGTGCGGCGCTCCAGGCTGCGGGTATCGAGAAACAGCATGTGCGTGGTATCGGCCAGACTCGACGCCATCTGATCCATGACGCCGCACATCACGCCCACGTATTCATGCTCGACCCGCACGCCCAGCAGCGCCAGTTCGACATCATCCAGGCTCAGGCCGTACAGCGTCCGCAGCGCCCGCAGCGTCGCCAGTTCCAGCGCCGCGCTGCTCGACAGCCCGCCCGAAGGCACGTCGCTGCTGACCCAGACATCCAGTGCGTCGCTGATGCCACTCAGCGCAATACTGCCCGTCAGGTACGGCGCAAACCCCGTGCCTTTCTCGCCGAGCGGCACACTCAACGTCTGATTCAGGTTGACCGAATGCAGGCGGTGAGCGGTTCCGCCGTTTCGGGCGATGCTCACGGTGGCCTGCTGCGGAATGGCGGCAGGCAGCACGAAGCCGCCCTGATAATCGGTGTGCTCGCCCAGCAGATTTACCCTGCCCGGAGCCGTCGCCACCGCTTCGGGCGGGCGTCCGAAGACCTCCTCAAAGCTGCTCAAGCGTCACCTCCCGCAGTTCCGCCGCCTTCTGTTCGGGCAGCGCGTCGTTGGCGAATTCACCTGCGCCCTGCTCGGTGCCCGCCAGATACTTCATGCGGCCCGGCGCACGCAGATAAGGATACAGCTCGATTCTCAGCGGCCATTCGGGGTAGCTGCCGCCGTCCACCGGGGCCTGCTGCACGGTCATCAGGTAGGGCATCCGCACGCCGAACAGCGCATCGAGCCGCCTCAGCGCGTCGTGCAGCACAGCGGCGAAATCGTTGCGCTCGGCGTCATTCAGCTCTGACAGGCTGCCCACTGCCCGCGTCGGCAACACCCAGGTTTCGTAGGTGTAGCGGGCAAACGGCGGCACCACGCTCAGAGCATGCGGCCTGTCGTACACGATTCGCAGCCCCGCTTCCCGCTCCTGCGCCACGAAGTCTTGCAGCCACGGTCGCCCGGTGGCCTGTATATACCCGCGCATGCTGTCCAGCGCCCGCTGCTGCACCGGGGGAATGTGGTTGTAAGCATAGATCTGCCCGTGTGGGTGGTGCAGCGTCACGCCCACTTCCACGCCCCTGTTCTCGAAGGGCAGCACGTACTGAATGCGCTCGTCTTCGCTCAGGGCCTGCGTGCGGTCGGCCCACACGTCCAGCAGCAGCCGCAGGCTCGTGGGCGGCAGGCTCGCCAGCGTGGCCTCGGGGTTCTGCGTGAACACCACCACTTCGCACGTACCCACGCCTGCCCGCACCGGCACGCCCGGCACGTCGGCGGGTGTGGGCGCGTCGAGCGACAGGCTGGGAAAGCGGTTCTGAAACACCGCCATGTCGTACTCGCCGCTGGGCAGCTCGGTGGGATTGGCCGGGTCGGTGGTGGGAGCCAGCGGATTATAGCCGGGCGGCGGCAGAAACGGGCGGCCCTGACGGTGCGCGGCGTACATCACCCATTCGGCCCGCAGCGGGTGCCAGCGCAGTTGCGGCGTGGCCTGCACCGCGTCGCCGGGGCTGGGAATAGGACTCTGAACATTGATCGGCGCGGTGCCGTACAGCCAGAGTTTTCGCCCATCGGGTTTCAGATATTCGGATTTGTACACGTTCACATCTTGCCTTTTTTAGACGCCTGCTGCCATGCTCGCGCCCTCATGCCTGCGCTTCCAGCGCGAAGCTGACCGGGGCCAGCTCGCGTCCGTGAAGGTTGACCGTCTGCGAAGTCCAGTTCTGAAGCAGCGTGTGGCCCGCCCTGCGCGACAGCCTCACACCCTCCGGCAGCTGTTCCGGAGACAGGCCCGCTGCCCGGAGTTCGCCCGCCAGCACGGCCCGCAGCAGTTCCTCGCTGTGTGCCCCGATCACGGTCACGCTGCCCTTCCTGATGACGGCAGCCTCACCACTCTGCGGGCCATCCACGTAGCGGTACAGCGTCTCGGCTCCGGTCAGGCGGTAACTTTCAGCCCAGCTCTGCACGTCGCAGGCATGATCTGGCCCCTCGACCCGCACGCTCAGGCCGGGGCGCAGGCTGTCGAAGTTCAGCAGCTTCGCGCCCAACAACTCGGCCAGCACGCCCGGCTGTCCGTCTTCCGGCGTGCGGCCAGAAACGGTGCGGTAAGCGCTGCGCGGCCCGAAGACCACGCGGGCGTGCTGCGCCGCCGCTTCCAGATGGGCGGCCCGTTCGGGGGTCATCAGGGTCAGGGCAGGAGCCACGATCAGGGCGTACCCGCTCAGATCGCTGTCGGGGTGAACGATGTCCACGTCCTGCCCCAGCCCCCGCAGCGCCCGGTAATACGTGACCGTCTGCGCCCAGTAACTCAGGCTGGCGGCGTGCTTCTGAACGTCGTACAGCCACAGACTCTCGTAGTCGTGCAGCAGCGCTACCCGTGCGGGCACGCTTCCCAGCGGCATCGCGGTCAGGTCCTGGCTCTCGACTTCCAGCCCTCCCCTGTCGAGCGTCTCGTCGTGGCGCAGCAGGCCGGAGTGCATCACCTCCTGGGCCATGGTGGCGGCCCGCCAGCGGAAATAGCTGACGGTATCGGCCCCGTGCGCCCACGCCTGCGCCGTCCAGAGCTGCACTGCGCCGGGCGCTGGCAGCGGGTTGAAAGGTGCCCAGTTGACCTGCCCGCACTGCTGCTCCATCACCCAGAAGGGCCGCTTCAGCAGGCCACGGTACAGATCGTGATTGAACGCGATCAGGTCAGGATGTCCGGTGCGTGCGTAATCGGTCTTGATCTCGTCGGGCATCCAGCTGCTGAAAAATTCCAGCATCCCGGTGGGATAGTTGTCCCAGGACACGAAATCAAGGCCCTTTGCCACGTCGTAATGGTCGAAGCCCGTTTCGAAAATCATGAAATTGTGGGTGATGAAGCGGCCCGGCGAACCCAGGCGCAGAATGGCGACCTGCTCGGCCTGAAACGAGGCGACGGTATCGGAGGCAAAGCGGTAGAAGTCGAGTAGGTGCGAGGGGTTCACCTCGGTTACGAGCAGGTTGGGCAGCCTGATCTGCGCCCAATCACCGTATTCCATGCTCCAGAACACGTTGCCCCACGCCTCGTTGAGCGCGTCGAGCGTGCCGTATTTCGCCTCCAGCCAGCCGGGAAACGCCGCCGCGCTCGCTCCACCGTAGCTGCGGGCCGTATCGTGGCAGCCGAATTCGTTGTCGGTCTGCCAGCCGACCACCGCCGGGTGCTGCCCGTAGCGCTCGGCCAGAACGCGGGTGATGCGGCGCGAGTGTTCGCGGAATATGGGCGAGGCGAAATCGTAATGCCGCCGCGACCCGAATTCACGTATCCGGCCTTCGCGGTCGTAGGGCAGAATTTCCGGATGCGCCCGAATCAGCCAGGCGGGGGGCGTGGCGGTGGGCGTACACAGCACCACCTTCAGGCCAGCGTCGGCATACGCCTCTATCGCCTCGTCCAGCCAGGCCCACTCGTACTCGCCGGGCCGGGGTTCCATACGGCTCCAGGCAAATTCTGCGATTCGCACGAAGCTCAGCCCCAGGGCTTTCTGCTGCTCGGCGTAGCGTGTCCAGCGGTCACGGGGCACATGTTCCGGGTAATCGCAGACCGCCAGGGTCAGGTGCGGGGCGGGTAGAGACGGGGTCATGGTTCTCCTTGTAGATCGGTGGTATGTGATGCGTGATGCGTCGTGTGCGTTTCAGGAAATGGGATTTGCCAATCTGCCGAAGAACGCTCCCTGCCCTGGGCAACACATCACGCATCACTCGCTGTTTAGCCTTTGACTGCGCCGCTGCTCAGGCCGCCCTGCCAGTAACGTCCCAGGCTCAGAAAGGCGATCAGCAGCGGCAGGATGCTGATCAGGGCACCCAGCACGATGACGGTATATATCGGTTCGCGGCCACTGCTGGCGCTGGTCTGGTTCCACACCGACAGCCCCAGCGTGAGCGGAAACAGTTCGCTGCGGTTGACGACCACCAGCGGCAGAAAGAAGTTGTTCCAGGCACCGACGAAGGCGAACAGCCCCACCGTCACCAGTCCGCCGCGCACCAGCGGCATCCCCAGATTCCAGAAAATAGTTCCTTCGCCCGCGCCGTCGATGCGGGCCGCCTCCATCAGCTCTTTCGGAAAGCCGCCGTCCCAGAACAGCCGCATCAGGTACAGGCCGAACGGGTTGACCAGCCCCGGCAGAATGACCGCCCAGTAGGTATTGAGCAGGCCAGTCTTCAGCATCAGCAAGAAGATCGGCAGCACCAGCGCGGTCGAGGGCACCATGATGGTTGCAAGGATGACGGTGAAGATGACGCGCTTGCCAGCGAAATCGAACTTCGAGAAGGCGTAGCCCGCCATCGCGCTGACCAGCATGCTGCCGACAGCGGTGGCCCCGGCGTACACCACGCTGTTCAGCAGCCAGCGGGTAAAGATGCCGTCGTCGCGGGTGAACAGCGTGTTCAGGTTTTCGAGCAGGTGGCTGGGCGAGGAAAACCACAGTCCGAAGGTCGAAAACAGCTGACCGTTGTCTTTGAACATGGTGGTAAAGACCCACCACAGCGGCAGCAGACAGTACACGGTAAAGATCGCCAGCAGCAGCCACTGGATCGGAGAAAAGCTTTCACGGCGCAGCATTATTCATCTCCCTGAGTGGCATACCGCAGAAAGAATCCGCTCAGCGCCAGCGTGAACAGTGCCAGCAGCACCGCCATCGCCGCGCCGTAACCGAAATTTCCGTCGCGTGCCACCGTCAGATACAGGTAGGTGTTGGGGGTGATGTTGTCGGGAACGTAGCCCAGAGGCCGCAGCACGAAGGGTTCGCTGAAGATCTGCATGGTGCCGATGATGGAAAAGATGCTGGTAAGGGTGAGCGTGGGGCGCAGCAGCGGCAGTTTGACATACCGTGTCAGCTGCCCGTTGCTCGCGCCGTCGATGCGGGCGGCCTCATAGATGTCAGTGGGCACGTTCTGAAGCGCGGCGTACAGCGTGATCATGTTGTAGCCCGTCCACGTCCAGGTCACGATGTTGCCGATGGAAAACAGCACGATCTGACTGCTCAGAAAGTCGGTCTGCGCTCCGGTGATCTGGTTCAGCGGCGACAGGTTCTTGCTGTACAGGTAGCCCCACAGCAGGCCCGCGATCACGCTGGGTACGGTGTACGGCAGGTAAAAGGCCGTGCGGAAAAAACGGCTGGCCGATCCCTTGACGGCGTCGAGTACCAGGGCCAAAGCCGTCGCCAGAATCAGCATCAGCGGAATCTGCACGACGCCAAACACCAGGATATGCAGCAGCGACTGCAAGAAATCGCTGTCCTGGAACGCACGCACGTAGTTGGCAAGACCGCCGAACACGTCGCGGGCCGGGCCGAAGCCGCCGCGTTTCTTGATGAACAGGCTGAGATACACGGCGTAACAGACCGGGGCGATGAAAAACGCGATAAAGGCGATCAGGAAGGGAGCCAGAAAAAACCAGGGCGTCGCTGGGCGCGAACGCCGGGTCTTGGGCCTGGGTGTAGCGGCCTGGGTGCTGGTCAGTGCGGTCATGGTAGGTCGTCCTCGGCGACGGCATTCAGAGCAGGGCCTGGTTGGGGCCGGATCTCAAGGCGGCTTTGGGGCCGGGTCTCAAGGCAGCGGGGCGGAAGGGAAAGCCCCCTCCGCCCCTGTGAGCGCCCGCTTTACTTGACGGTGTAGCCTTCCTTCTTGGCATCGGCCAGGGTCTCGGCCTGCCACGCGTCGAGTGCCTGATCGGGGGTCAGCTTGCCCTTGATCATCAGGTCGATCTGCTTGTTGAAGTTGTCGTTGGCAAACGGGAACCAGGGTGCCCACTGGAAGTTCACGTTCACGCCACGGCTGGCCTCGGCGTACACGGCATTGATGTTCTGCCCGCCGAAGAACTTGCTGGGGTTCTTGGTCTTGTCGTTCAGGGCGGGCAGGCTCAGGCCCGCTGCACTGGCCGGGAACAGGCCGCCGTTGTTCCAGTTGGCGGTGATGGCGCTGCTACTCAGGTTCAGCCACAGCGCGAACAGCGTGGCTTCCTGGGGGTTCTTGCTCTGGGTGGTCACGACGTTGCTGCTGCCGCCCCAGTTACCGCTCTTGACCACGCCGCCCGCCGTCCACTGAGGCAGCGGAGCCGCACGCCACAGACCCGCCGACTTGTCCTTCAGGCTGCCTGCGTAGCCGCCCGGGCCCCACGCCGCCTCGAAGTTGCTGATGATGCTGCCCGCGCCCGCTGCATTCCAGTAGTCGGCGCTGAAGGCTCCGATGGTGCTCACGTCGCCCTTCTTGATCAGGCCGTACCAGTAGTTCAGCACCTTCTTGGCGCTGGGGTTGTTCAGCGTCTGAATCCAGCCGTCGCCGTCACGCTTGAAGAACTGCCCGCCGTCGGCCCAGGCCAGCGCCATGAACCAGGGCGCAAAGGTGGAGTAGAAGTTCCCCAGCTTGACCTTGCCGCCGCTCTTGGCGTTCACGACCGCCGCTTCCTTGGCGAACTGGTCCCAGGTCTTGGGCACGGCCAGGCCGTACTTGCTCAGCACGTCGGCACGGTAGACCATCGCGAAGGGGCCGGTGTCCTGCGGAATGGCGTAGACGGCCTTGCCCTCGGGGCTGACCTGACCCCAGGTCCAGGGCACGAAGTACTTCTTGTAATCGTTCGCGCCGTACTTGCTCAGATCGACCAGCCCGCCGGTATCGGCGAACGAGGGCAGGAAGCCGTACTCGATCTGCGCCACGTCGGGTGCGCCGCTTCCGGCCTTCAGCGCGGTGTTCAGCTTGGTGTAGGTGTTGGGGCCGCCACCCAGATTCACGATCTTGACGCTGATGTTGGGGTACGCCTTGGTGAACGCCGCCACCGTCTTGTCGAGGCCGGGAACCCACGACCAGACTTCCAGCGTGACCTTCTTGCTGGTATCGAGCTTGGGGAACGCTGGATCGGCGGCATACGAGACGCTGAGGGTGCTGACGGCGAGTGCCAGTGAAACGAACAGTGCTGCTTTTTTCATAAATCCTCCGGGTGGTGGAGAGCTGTGGGAACGAAACAGAGCTTCGGGAAAGGGGTGAGAACAGCAGGAAACGGAGACAGAGCTGAGCTGGCCGGGAGCACGCTAGACGGTCACGATTTCGGGAATCTGCTCTGACAGGGCACACAGCGCGTCCTGATCGGCCTGTCGTCCGGTCATCAGAACCTGAACACGGTTGACCGGCACGATATGCGCCCGCGTCACCTGCCCGATCTTGCTGGGATCGGCAACGACCACAACTTCGCGGGCATACTCGACCATCCGCGCCTTCACTTCGGCCTCACCGAAATTCAAGTTGGTGACGCCGTGCTGCGCGTCCACGCCGTTACAGCCCAGAAACAGCACATCGGCGCGAATCCGTGACAGCAGTTCCAGCGCGTAGGGCGCGACCAGACTGTGCTGAAGCCTGCGGAGACTGCCTCCGGTCACGATGATGTGCAGGCCGGAATACCGCTCCAGTTCCAGCGCGATGTTCAGGCCGTTCGTGACCACCGTGACGCCGCGCAGGTTGGGCGAGAGATGGCGGGCAATCTCGGTGGTGGTGCTGCCGACATCCAGGAAGATCGTCTGACCGTCCTGCACGCGCTGGGCCGCTGCCGCTCCGATGCGGCGCTTGATGGCGGAATGCTGCTTGGTGGTTTCCTCTAGTGGACGCTCCGAGACGTTCAGTGGCCGAGCACCTCCACGCGTGCGCCGCACCAGTCCCGCCTGCGCCAGCCCCGTCAGGTCGCTGCGAATCGTCACTTCCGAAACTCCTAAAAGTTTTGAAAGCTCTCCTACCGACGCGCCGTCACGCTCGCCCAGCAGAGAAAGAATGTCATCCTGACGATCCTTCTGCACGTTCCCTCCTTCTTTCTTTACTTTTGGTACTTTCGTAATTTACGATCACTGGGCAAACGTGTCAAGGGGTTGAACATCTGTTCAGTGTCGTTCATTTTCGCCGTTCATTTGACGGTCAAACTCTGCTGCCAACCTCTGCTGCAAGGGCTGACTCAGGAACACAGACAGAGGGTGGCCTTCCCGCGCCACCCCTCTGGTACCACCTGAATTAAGCTGCCTTCTGTCGTGCTTTTATCCGTGCGCTATTTTGCATCCACCAATTCGACATCGAAAATCAGGGTCGCGCCGCCGGGAATAACGCCGGGAATGCCGCGCTCGCCGTAGCCCATGCTCGCCGGAATGGTCAGCTTGGCCTTGTCGCCCACCCGCAGTTGCGCGATGCCCTCATCCCAGCCGCGAATGACGTGCCCTGCACCCAGCGGGAACTCAATCGGCTGGCCTCGGTCACGGCTGGAGTCGAACTTCTGGCCGTTCTCCAGCGTGCCCGTGTAATGCACACTCACGGTCTGTCCCTTCCGGGCCTGTGCGCCTATGCCTTCCTCGTACTTCTCGACTTTCATTTCATTTTCCGGAAGCTTGGTCATACCATCAAAGGTAGCATCCGGCCTCCCCCGGTATCTGAAAAAATTCATCAGGGACGCGTCATGCCGGGCGGCTATGCTGCAACATATGACACAATCCGAACCGCCAGTCAAGGAGGCGGAGGCGACGCCACCGCAGTGGCCTGTGCTGCTGGTCATGCTGGTCGGCAGCGGAATCGGGCTGATAGCGCTGCTGCTCGTGCTGATAGCAATCGGCAGCCTGCACCGACTCGCTGCCGCCACTCAGAGCGGCAGGGCCACCGATGTGCCGCAGCTCGAACAGCACATCAGCGGCACCTTTCTCGGCTGCCAGGACAAGCGCACTGCCGAACACCTGAGCACCCGCACCCCCTCTGCACACTCTGCGCTCGAACGCGAAGCCGAAGCGGCGCTGGCCTCGAAGGCGTGTACACGTTTCCGGGCAGGCGATCCGGTGTATCTGGATTCGGTGCCGCTGCTGCGCGGACAGGTACAGCTTCACCGCAAAAACTCGAAAACGAAGTGGTGGACCGACAGCGAAGCCATCCGGCCCTGAGACAGCAGCAGCCGCGTGTGCCGTGCCACACGGGAAACACAGCCCGATAGCGGTCTTATGCCCGAAGTAAGCTCCGAAACTCCGCTA
Above is a genomic segment from Deinococcus ruber containing:
- a CDS encoding carbohydrate ABC transporter permease, with translation MLRRESFSPIQWLLLAIFTVYCLLPLWWVFTTMFKDNGQLFSTFGLWFSSPSHLLENLNTLFTRDDGIFTRWLLNSVVYAGATAVGSMLVSAMAGYAFSKFDFAGKRVIFTVILATIMVPSTALVLPIFLLMLKTGLLNTYWAVILPGLVNPFGLYLMRLFWDGGFPKELMEAARIDGAGEGTIFWNLGMPLVRGGLVTVGLFAFVGAWNNFFLPLVVVNRSELFPLTLGLSVWNQTSASSGREPIYTVIVLGALISILPLLIAFLSLGRYWQGGLSSGAVKG
- a CDS encoding FKBP-type peptidyl-prolyl cis-trans isomerase, with translation MTKLPENEMKVEKYEEGIGAQARKGQTVSVHYTGTLENGQKFDSSRDRGQPIEFPLGAGHVIRGWDEGIAQLRVGDKAKLTIPASMGYGERGIPGVIPGGATLIFDVELVDAK
- the galT gene encoding galactose-1-phosphate uridylyltransferase gives rise to the protein MYKSEYLKPDGRKLWLYGTAPINVQSPIPSPGDAVQATPQLRWHPLRAEWVMYAAHRQGRPFLPPPGYNPLAPTTDPANPTELPSGEYDMAVFQNRFPSLSLDAPTPADVPGVPVRAGVGTCEVVVFTQNPEATLASLPPTSLRLLLDVWADRTQALSEDERIQYVLPFENRGVEVGVTLHHPHGQIYAYNHIPPVQQRALDSMRGYIQATGRPWLQDFVAQEREAGLRIVYDRPHALSVVPPFARYTYETWVLPTRAVGSLSELNDAERNDFAAVLHDALRRLDALFGVRMPYLMTVQQAPVDGGSYPEWPLRIELYPYLRAPGRMKYLAGTEQGAGEFANDALPEQKAAELREVTLEQL
- a CDS encoding DeoR/GlpR family DNA-binding transcription regulator, which translates into the protein MQKDRQDDILSLLGERDGASVGELSKLLGVSEVTIRSDLTGLAQAGLVRRTRGGARPLNVSERPLEETTKQHSAIKRRIGAAAAQRVQDGQTIFLDVGSTTTEIARHLSPNLRGVTVVTNGLNIALELERYSGLHIIVTGGSLRRLQHSLVAPYALELLSRIRADVLFLGCNGVDAQHGVTNLNFGEAEVKARMVEYAREVVVVADPSKIGQVTRAHIVPVNRVQVLMTGRQADQDALCALSEQIPEIVTV
- the galK gene encoding galactokinase; this translates as MSSFEEVFGRPPEAVATAPGRVNLLGEHTDYQGGFVLPAAIPQQATVSIARNGGTAHRLHSVNLNQTLSVPLGEKGTGFAPYLTGSIALSGISDALDVWVSSDVPSGGLSSSAALELATLRALRTLYGLSLDDVELALLGVRVEHEYVGVMCGVMDQMASSLADTTHMLFLDTRSLERRTLPMPTSAEYGTAQVLVIDSGVPRRLAESGYNERRAQVEEASRLLGVKELRDVTDLSALDALPDLLQRRARHVVSENARVLEALHADAAHFGQLMNASHASLQHDYEVSHPQVDVLVALLQKQAGVYGARMTGAGFGGAVVALVQAGQADAVAEAVLKVYGGEGRQVVP
- a CDS encoding carbohydrate ABC transporter permease, with protein sequence MTALTSTQAATPRPKTRRSRPATPWFFLAPFLIAFIAFFIAPVCYAVYLSLFIKKRGGFGPARDVFGGLANYVRAFQDSDFLQSLLHILVFGVVQIPLMLILATALALVLDAVKGSASRFFRTAFYLPYTVPSVIAGLLWGYLYSKNLSPLNQITGAQTDFLSSQIVLFSIGNIVTWTWTGYNMITLYAALQNVPTDIYEAARIDGASNGQLTRYVKLPLLRPTLTLTSIFSIIGTMQIFSEPFVLRPLGYVPDNITPNTYLYLTVARDGNFGYGAAMAVLLALFTLALSGFFLRYATQGDE
- a CDS encoding beta-galactosidase is translated as MTPSLPAPHLTLAVCDYPEHVPRDRWTRYAEQQKALGLSFVRIAEFAWSRMEPRPGEYEWAWLDEAIEAYADAGLKVVLCTPTATPPAWLIRAHPEILPYDREGRIREFGSRRHYDFASPIFREHSRRITRVLAERYGQHPAVVGWQTDNEFGCHDTARSYGGASAAAFPGWLEAKYGTLDALNEAWGNVFWSMEYGDWAQIRLPNLLVTEVNPSHLLDFYRFASDTVASFQAEQVAILRLGSPGRFITHNFMIFETGFDHYDVAKGLDFVSWDNYPTGMLEFFSSWMPDEIKTDYARTGHPDLIAFNHDLYRGLLKRPFWVMEQQCGQVNWAPFNPLPAPGAVQLWTAQAWAHGADTVSYFRWRAATMAQEVMHSGLLRHDETLDRGGLEVESQDLTAMPLGSVPARVALLHDYESLWLYDVQKHAASLSYWAQTVTYYRALRGLGQDVDIVHPDSDLSGYALIVAPALTLMTPERAAHLEAAAQHARVVFGPRSAYRTVSGRTPEDGQPGVLAELLGAKLLNFDSLRPGLSVRVEGPDHACDVQSWAESYRLTGAETLYRYVDGPQSGEAAVIRKGSVTVIGAHSEELLRAVLAGELRAAGLSPEQLPEGVRLSRRAGHTLLQNWTSQTVNLHGRELAPVSFALEAQA
- a CDS encoding extracellular solute-binding protein, with amino-acid sequence MKKAALFVSLALAVSTLSVSYAADPAFPKLDTSKKVTLEVWSWVPGLDKTVAAFTKAYPNISVKIVNLGGGPNTYTKLNTALKAGSGAPDVAQIEYGFLPSFADTGGLVDLSKYGANDYKKYFVPWTWGQVSPEGKAVYAIPQDTGPFAMVYRADVLSKYGLAVPKTWDQFAKEAAVVNAKSGGKVKLGNFYSTFAPWFMALAWADGGQFFKRDGDGWIQTLNNPSAKKVLNYWYGLIKKGDVSTIGAFSADYWNAAGAGSIISNFEAAWGPGGYAGSLKDKSAGLWRAAPLPQWTAGGVVKSGNWGGSSNVVTTQSKNPQEATLFALWLNLSSSAITANWNNGGLFPASAAGLSLPALNDKTKNPSKFFGGQNINAVYAEASRGVNVNFQWAPWFPFANDNFNKQIDLMIKGKLTPDQALDAWQAETLADAKKEGYTVK